A stretch of Prinia subflava isolate CZ2003 ecotype Zambia chromosome 14, Cam_Psub_1.2, whole genome shotgun sequence DNA encodes these proteins:
- the PSMD6 gene encoding 26S proteasome non-ATPase regulatory subunit 6, with protein sequence MPLENLEEEGLPKNPDLRIAQLRFLLSLRPRAPDPAARDELMAAVRLHNMAPYYEALCKSLEWQMDTDLLNKMKKANEEELKRLDNELEDAEKILGESEIRDAMMAKAEYLCRIGDKEGALTAFRKTYDKTVALGHRLDIVFYLLRIGLFYMDNDLITRNIEKAKSLIEEGGDWDRRNRLKVYQGLYCVAIRDFKQAAELFLDTVSTFTSYELMDYKTFVTYTVYVSMIALDRPDLREKVIKGAEILEALHSLPAVRQYLFSLYECRYAAFFQSLAVVEQEMKKDWLFAPHYRYYVREMRIHAYSQLLESYRSLTLGYMAEAFGVSVEFIDQELSRFIAAGRLHCKIDKVNEIVETNRPDSKNWQYQETIKKGDLLLNRIQKLSRVINM encoded by the exons ATGCCGCTGGAGaacctggaggaggaggggctGCCCAAGAACCCCGACCTCCGCATCGCCCAGCTCCGCTTCCTGCTCAGCCTGCGGCCCCGCGCGCCCGACCCCGCCGCGCGCGACGAGCTGATGGCGGCGGTGCGGCTGCACA ACATGGCTCCTTACTATGAGGCCCTGTGCAAATCTCTTGAGTGGCAGATGGACACAGATCTGCTGAACAAAATGAAGAAGGCCAATGAGGAGGAACTGAAACGTCTTGACAACGAATTAGAGGATGCAGAAAAGATCTTGGGAGAGAGCGAAATCCGGGATGCAATGATGGCCAAGGCTGAGTATCTGTGCAGGATTGGGGACAAG GAGGGAGCTCTGACTGCATTCCGCAAGACTTACGACAAAACCGTGGCCCTGGGACATCGCCTGGATATCGTGTTCTATCTGCTGAGGATTGGGTTGTTTTATATGGACAATGACCTCATCACACGGAACattgaaaaggcaaaaag TCTAATAGAAGAAGGAGGAGACTGGGACAGAAGAAACCGTCTCAAAGTGTACCAGGGCCTTTACTGTGTAGCCATTCGAGACTTTAaacaagcagcagagctctTCCTTGATACAGTTTCCACGTTTACATCCTATGAACTGATGGATTACAAAACCTTTGTAACATACACTGTCTATGTCAGCATGATCGCCCTGGACAGGCCTGACCTGCGGGAGAAG GTGATTAAAGGAGCAGAGATCCTGGAAGCCTTGCACAGTTTGCCAGCTGTACGGCAGTATCTCTTCTCTCTTTACGAATGTCGTTACGCAGCCTTTTTCCAGTCACTAG ctgttgTAGAGCAGGAGATGAAGAAAGACTGGCTGTTTGCACCTCACTACCGGTACTACGTGCGGGAGATGCGAATCCACGCCTACAGCCAGCTGCTCGAGTCCTACCGCTCCCTGACGTTAGGCTACATGGCAGAAGCCTTTGGAGTCAGTGTAGAATTCATAGATCA gGAGCTTTCAAGATTTATTGCAGCTGGGCGATTGCACTGCAAAATAGACAAAGTAAATGAGATTGTAGAAACTAACAG GCCTGATAGCAAGAATTGGCAGTACCAAGAAACCATCAAGAAAGGAGATTTGCTGCTAAACAGAATTCAGAAACTTTCCCGAGTAattaatatgtaa